A stretch of Vairimorpha necatrix chromosome 2, complete sequence DNA encodes these proteins:
- a CDS encoding phosphodiesterase: protein MTRMKTREEKEQLKVLFLCYNSILDNHEIIQLSYDILSKECDFDQNDLHNFLEAAISSYNDIPYHNATHGFNALYNSNILFIDQKLNEKLGFDSRGHNKFDLENLHVDFIKKLLSEFLPGHLTEENMNLISRNINGVKKLNIIDFKMLIKIADIGASYKKFDDFMCGSRKLEKEIRGTCIGGARKKAEQDAIHLKLFLTTSRGVF, encoded by the exons atgacGAGAATGAAGACTAGAGAAGAAAAGGAACAGTTAAAAGTGCTGTTTTTGTGTTATAATTCCATCTTGGATAATCATGAGATAATTCAGTTAtcttatgatattttaagtAAGGAATGTGATTTTGATCAAAATGATCTGCACAATTTCTTGGAAGCAGCAATAAGTTCATATAATGATATTCCCTATCATAATGCTACCCATGGGTTCAATGCATTATATAATTCGAATATCTTATTCATAGACCAAAAATTGAACGAAAAGTTAG GGTTCGATTCCCGTGGgcataataaatttgatttagAAAATCTCCATGtggattttataaagaaattactGTCTGAATTTTTACCCGGGCATTTGACAGAggaaaatatgaatttaataa gTCGGAATATTAATGGCGtcaaaaaactaaatattattgatttCAAAATGTTGATAAAAATAGCAGACATAGGTGCATCTTATAAAAAGTTCGATGATTTCATGTGTGGAAGCAGAAAGCTCGAGAAAGAAATTCGCGGCACGTGCATAGGAGGCGCTAGAAAAAAGGCAGAACAAGATGCAATTCATCTTAAATTATTCCTTACCACTAGCAGAGGTGTTTtctaa
- a CDS encoding phosphodiesterase produces the protein MTRMKTREEKEQLKVLFLCYNSILDNHEIIQLSYDILSKECDFDQNDLHNFLEAAISSYNDIPYHNATHGFNALYNSNILFIDQKLNEKLGFDSRGHNKFDLENLHVDFIKKLLSEFLPGHLTEENMNLISRNINGVKKLNIIDFKMLIKIADIGASYKKFDDFMCGSRKLEKEIRGTCIGGARKKAEQDAIHLKLFLTTSRGVF, from the exons atgacGAGAATGAAGACTAGAGAAGAAAAGGAACAGTTAAAAGTGCTGTTTTTGTGTTATAATTCCATCTTGGATAATCATGAGATAATTCAGTTAtcttatgatattttaagtAAGGAATGTGATTTTGATCAAAATGATCTGCACAATTTCTTGGAAGCAGCAATAAGTTCATATAATGATATTCCCTATCATAATGCTACCCATGGGTTCAATGCATTATATAATTCGAATATCTTATTCATAGACCAAAAATTGAACGAAAAGTTAG GGTTCGATTCCCGTGGgcataataaatttgatttagAAAATCTCCATGtggattttataaagaaattactGTCTGAATTTTTACCCGGGCATTTGACAGAggaaaatatgaatttaataa gTCGGAATATTAATGGCGtcaaaaaactaaatattattgatttCAAAATGTTGATAAAAATAGCAGACATAGGTGCATCTTATAAAAAGTTCGATGATTTCATGTGTGGAAGCAGAAAGCTCGAGAAAGAAATTCGCGGCACGTGCATAGGAGGCGCTAGAAAAAAGGCAGAACAAGATGCAATTCATCTTAAATTATTCCTTACCACTAGCAGAGGTGTTTTCTAA
- a CDS encoding homeobox domain-containing protein — protein MNNFLDDNTLAEALFGLIKLKKENKRYKPRSYTQVKEYVLFHTYERVQWPSLNLVEDLSVLLDLNINSIKWWFQKKRRNMTPEERKNKNCDDVDRKYLLYLYKWANVLNSEKK, from the coding sequence ATGAATAACTTCTTAGACGATAATACTTTGGCGGAGGCTCTATTTGGATtgataaaactaaaaaaagaaaacaaaagatACAAACCAAGAAGCTATACGCAGGTTAAAGAGTATGTGCTCTTTCACACCTATGAAAGAGTTCAATGGCCATCATTGAATTTAGTAGAAGACTTGAGCGTGCTTCTCgatttgaatataaattcaatTAAATGGTGGTttcaaaagaaaagaagaaaCATGACAccagaagaaagaaaaaataaaaactgcGACGATGTAGATCGCAAATATTTgttgtatttatataagtGGGCAAATGTATTGAAttctgaaaaaaaataa
- a CDS encoding phosphodiesterase produces the protein MTIENTKENKKQLKELFLCYYPSLDNHKIMQLSYDIISKECNGSQTNLHNFLEAAISKYNDIPYHNATHGFNALYNGNILLKLMNKPNNERQVKFIFLVCCLLHDIGHPGVICCGHEKIDLENHHAELIKKLLSKFLPEYVTELNIKLIKELILSTNLNLHSELLNTFKYKYLDHKSKNNIEHNSIDLTMLIKIADIGASYKKFDDFMCGSKKLEEEMFGKNTKYTSKRLENNECILINYSLPLAEVFSTVFTDFKFLHEKAIENLRKIKKIQ, from the coding sequence ATGACGATAGAGAACACCAAAGAAAACAAGAAACAGCTTAAAGAGCtgtttttatgttattaCCCCAGCTTGGATAATCATAAGATAATGCAGTTATCTTATGATATCATAAGTAAGGAATGTAACGGGTCGCAAACAAATCTTCACAATTTCTTGGAAGCGGCCATAAGTAAATATAATGATATTCCTTATCATAATGCTACCCATGGGTTCAATGCATTATATAATGGGAATATCTTATTGAAACTTATGAATAAACCAAATAATGAACGACAGGTCaagtttattttcttagtCTGTTGCTTATTGCACGATATAGGCCATCCGGGTGTTATTTGTTGTGGACAcgaaaaaattgatttagAGAATCATCATGCAGAACTCATAAAAAAGCTGTTATCGAAATTTTTGCCAGAGTACGTGACAGAACTTAATATAAAGTTAATAAAAGAGTTGATTTTATCTACGAATTTGAATTTGCATAGTGAGCTgttaaatacatttaaatacaaatatttagaccacaaatctaaaaataacatagaACACAATTCAATCGATTTAACAATGCTAATTAAAATTGCAGATATTGGAGCATCGTACAAAAAATTCGATGATTTCATGTGTGGAAGTAAAAAGCTTGAGGAAGAAATGTTTGgtaaaaatactaaatataCCAGTAAAAGACttgaaaataatgaatgcattttgataaattattcCTTGCCACTAGCAGAAGTGTTTTCTACAGTTTTTAcagattttaaatttttacatgaAAAAGCCATTGAAAAtctaagaaaaataaaaaaaatacaataa